The following proteins come from a genomic window of Thermoproteus sp.:
- the lysS gene encoding homocitrate synthase: MLDSTLREGEQTPGVVFSEEWRVRIAKALSDAGVHMIEVGDPNVAPDIKSAIKRIVSLKKAGDISSEIVVHSRAVKQDLETAASLEPDRVAVFYGVSDIHLRHKHRKTREEALQIIAEMVSLVKSHGVKVRFTAEDASRADLDYLIQVVKTAREAGADRVSIADTVGVFTPDRAREVFSKVKSAVPDVGLDIHAHNDFGMAVANSLAATEGGADVVHVTVNGLGERAGITPLQAFAAAYYYHKGVKLVDLTKLPYLASLVEAASGITQMPTFPITGDNVFTHKAGVHQAGVLASPETYEPIPPEVVGRTRDFSLDKYSGRKAIQYRLERMGITVPQEVLDRLVEEVKNSNARRLRDEDLLEILEKITKTAYRAKVNRHIEAFVWLKVANNVYTTSVARRVAALKNVVAVSEVTGEYDIVAKVVAENAEELNAVIESIREMRGVASTLTSIVLKEIPTDGVKV, translated from the coding sequence ATTCTGGATTCGACCTTGAGGGAGGGCGAACAGACGCCGGGCGTCGTCTTCTCTGAGGAGTGGCGTGTCAGGATCGCCAAGGCGCTGTCGGATGCGGGGGTCCATATGATCGAGGTGGGGGATCCCAACGTGGCTCCCGACATAAAGTCGGCCATAAAGAGGATAGTGTCTCTGAAGAAGGCCGGCGATATCTCCAGCGAGATAGTGGTGCACAGCAGGGCCGTGAAGCAAGACCTGGAGACCGCCGCCTCGTTGGAGCCGGATAGGGTGGCCGTCTTCTATGGGGTGAGCGATATACATCTGAGGCATAAGCACAGGAAGACGAGGGAGGAGGCGCTCCAGATTATCGCCGAGATGGTGTCGTTGGTGAAATCGCACGGCGTTAAGGTTAGGTTCACCGCTGAGGACGCCTCGAGGGCGGACCTCGACTATTTGATCCAGGTGGTGAAGACCGCGCGGGAGGCCGGCGCGGACCGCGTAAGCATAGCGGACACCGTAGGCGTCTTCACGCCCGATAGGGCCAGGGAGGTATTCTCGAAGGTGAAGTCTGCGGTGCCCGACGTGGGGCTCGACATACACGCCCATAACGACTTCGGGATGGCCGTCGCCAACAGCCTCGCGGCGACTGAGGGCGGGGCCGACGTGGTCCACGTCACGGTCAACGGGCTCGGCGAGAGGGCCGGCATAACGCCGCTACAGGCCTTCGCCGCGGCTTATTACTACCACAAAGGCGTCAAGCTCGTGGACTTGACCAAATTGCCCTACCTCGCGTCGTTGGTGGAGGCCGCCAGCGGCATAACGCAAATGCCTACGTTCCCCATAACGGGCGACAACGTCTTTACCCACAAGGCCGGCGTGCATCAAGCCGGCGTCTTGGCCAGCCCCGAGACCTACGAGCCCATCCCGCCGGAGGTTGTGGGGCGCACTAGGGACTTCTCCCTCGATAAATACAGCGGCCGCAAGGCCATACAGTACAGACTGGAGCGCATGGGCATAACGGTCCCCCAGGAGGTGTTAGATAGGCTCGTCGAGGAGGTCAAGAACAGCAACGCCAGAAGGCTTAGAGACGAAGACCTCCTGGAGATCTTGGAGAAGATAACTAAGACGGCCTATAGGGCGAAGGTCAATAGGCATATAGAGGCCTTCGTCTGGCTGAAAGTGGCCAACAACGTCTACACGACATCTGTGGCCAGGAGGGTGGCGGCGTTGAAGAACGTAGTGGCTGTGTCTGAGGTGACCGGCGAGTACGACATAGTGGCCAAAGTCGTCGCCGAGAACGCCGAGGAGCTAAACGCCGTTATTGAGAGCATACGCGAGATGAGGGGGGTCGCGTCGACTCTGACCAGCATAGTCCTAAAGGAGATACCGACCGACGGAGTTAAGGTATAA
- a CDS encoding type II toxin-antitoxin system VapC family toxin, with translation MSTSPRGAVFLDTSVALGYLAGDQKAREVVEGGFEFAINSVVYSELTFTLLKARYAALFGKYSLYSLKRELDRRNPALVEMYDLVRDFFEALERSRGLRYLPENEEIIKEAGELAKRFGLLPNDALIAATCRFYGIETIATFDEDFKKIGWLKVIP, from the coding sequence ATGAGTACCTCGCCGAGAGGAGCGGTCTTTCTGGACACTAGCGTTGCTCTGGGCTATCTGGCCGGAGACCAGAAGGCCCGCGAGGTGGTGGAGGGCGGGTTTGAATTTGCAATAAACAGCGTGGTGTACAGCGAGCTGACCTTCACCCTGCTCAAGGCCAGATACGCGGCGCTCTTCGGCAAGTACAGCCTCTACTCCCTCAAGAGGGAGCTCGATAGGAGGAACCCAGCCCTAGTCGAGATGTACGACCTAGTGAGGGACTTCTTCGAGGCGCTGGAGAGGAGCCGCGGGCTCCGCTACCTCCCAGAAAACGAGGAGATAATCAAAGAGGCCGGCGAGCTGGCCAAGCGCTTCGGCCTTTTGCCCAATGACGCCCTTATTGCGGCCACTTGTAGGTTCTACGGGATAGAGACGATAGCCACATTCGACGAGGACTTCAAAAAGATAGGCTGGCTGAAGGTTATACCTTAA
- a CDS encoding antitoxin family protein — protein sequence MVVVRARYEGGVLKPLEPLDLKEGEEVMVVVRRLDVKRFFGIVKGVEPDEEDYYEYLAERSGLSGH from the coding sequence ATGGTTGTGGTTAGGGCTAGGTATGAGGGGGGCGTCTTAAAGCCTCTAGAGCCTCTCGACCTAAAAGAAGGAGAAGAAGTGATGGTGGTAGTAAGACGTCTTGACGTCAAGAGGTTCTTCGGCATCGTCAAGGGCGTAGAGCCCGACGAGGAGGACTACTATGAGTACCTCGCCGAGAGGAGCGGTCTTTCTGGACACTAG
- a CDS encoding type II toxin-antitoxin system VapC family toxin: protein MKVFFDSNVLIKYLYGSDDARGLVERALDGDWTGYINDVVISEVFYGYLRLATGLPKHELRRYISREGPALGSLLERDVVPLLEGFEVLPTDADAHEVADIMGRFGLLPNDALIAATCRHYGIDMIATFDEDFKKIGWLKTVP, encoded by the coding sequence ATGAAGGTGTTCTTTGACTCTAACGTGTTGATAAAGTACCTATATGGGTCTGACGACGCGAGGGGGCTCGTCGAGAGGGCTCTAGACGGCGACTGGACGGGATACATAAACGACGTGGTGATCAGCGAGGTCTTCTACGGCTATCTGCGCTTGGCGACCGGCCTCCCGAAACATGAATTGAGGAGGTACATCTCCAGGGAGGGCCCCGCTCTGGGCTCCCTCCTGGAGCGCGACGTGGTGCCCCTCCTGGAGGGCTTCGAGGTATTGCCGACAGACGCCGACGCGCACGAAGTGGCGGACATAATGGGGCGTTTCGGCCTTTTGCCCAACGACGCCCTCATCGCCGCCACCTGTAGGCACTACGGCATCGACATGATAGCCACATTCGACGAGGACTTCAAAAAGATAGGCTGGCTGAAGACGGTACCATAA
- a CDS encoding antitoxin family protein produces the protein MVVVRARYEGGVLKPLEPLDLKEGEEVMVIVVSDARRLFGVVKRRRRVDEEELNEVIREIEDEGVL, from the coding sequence GTGGTTGTGGTTAGGGCTAGGTATGAGGGGGGCGTCTTAAAGCCTCTAGAGCCTCTCGACCTAAAAGAAGGAGAAGAAGTGATGGTGATAGTGGTGAGCGACGCGAGGCGGCTGTTCGGCGTAGTGAAGAGAAGGAGGCGTGTAGACGAGGAGGAGCTAAATGAAGTCATAAGGGAAATCGAAGATGAAGGTGTTCTTTGA
- a CDS encoding isocitrate/isopropylmalate dehydrogenase family protein: MRLAVIPGDGIGPEVVSAAMRVVEAAARRFSIDIEAKYVEAGDGALRKYGKAMPDEAWRVVDSADAILKGPVGETAYDVTSAIRFKYVLYANIRPAKNLPGVPSIKPIDCVFVRENVEDVYVGAEYKVGDVAIALKVVTGQGTRRVARMARRYAEARRRKVTIVTKSNVLRVVDAFFRDVAKEELRGLEVEEMYVDAAAMELVRNPARFDVVLTTNQYGDILTDLAAQVAGSLGLAPSANIGDSKAMFEPVHGAAFDIAGKGIANPIATILSAALMFEWMGRRDAAEAVRRAVEESLRRGVATPDVGGKATTEEVGKYIASLVENINV; the protein is encoded by the coding sequence ATGAGGCTGGCGGTCATACCGGGCGACGGGATAGGCCCCGAGGTGGTCTCGGCGGCCATGAGGGTCGTCGAGGCCGCCGCGAGGAGGTTCTCTATAGATATAGAGGCCAAATATGTAGAGGCCGGCGACGGCGCCTTGAGGAAATATGGAAAGGCCATGCCGGACGAGGCTTGGAGGGTCGTGGACTCGGCCGACGCGATATTGAAGGGCCCTGTGGGGGAGACCGCATATGACGTCACTTCGGCTATACGGTTCAAATATGTACTTTACGCCAACATAAGGCCCGCCAAAAACCTGCCCGGAGTCCCCTCGATCAAGCCCATAGATTGCGTTTTCGTCAGGGAGAACGTGGAGGACGTATACGTCGGCGCCGAGTATAAAGTCGGCGATGTAGCCATAGCGCTTAAGGTCGTCACGGGGCAGGGCACTAGGCGCGTGGCCAGAATGGCCAGGCGCTACGCTGAGGCCAGAAGGAGGAAGGTCACTATAGTCACGAAGTCCAACGTGTTGAGGGTGGTAGACGCCTTCTTTAGGGACGTCGCCAAGGAGGAGCTGAGGGGGCTAGAGGTGGAGGAGATGTACGTAGACGCGGCGGCCATGGAGCTCGTGAGGAATCCCGCCAGGTTCGATGTAGTCCTCACCACGAACCAATATGGAGACATCTTGACCGACCTCGCGGCGCAGGTGGCCGGGAGCCTCGGCCTCGCGCCTTCTGCTAATATAGGCGACTCGAAGGCCATGTTCGAGCCGGTCCACGGCGCGGCCTTCGACATAGCGGGTAAGGGCATAGCGAATCCCATAGCCACAATACTTTCGGCCGCTTTGATGTTCGAATGGATGGGGAGGAGAGACGCCGCTGAGGCCGTCAGGAGGGCAGTCGAGGAGTCCTTGAGGCGGGGAGTGGCGACGCCCGACGTGGGGGGCAAGGCGACCACCGAAGAGGTGGGCAAATATATAGCCTCGTTAGTGGAGAACATAAACGTCTAA